A portion of the Musa acuminata AAA Group cultivar baxijiao chromosome BXJ1-1, Cavendish_Baxijiao_AAA, whole genome shotgun sequence genome contains these proteins:
- the LOC135673148 gene encoding protein SAR DEFICIENT 1-like, giving the protein MATLPPHPPPSTSEFLGCSSRPPAIEKAPAMAAKRLRDDPDKESEPSEEKQMRRLPSFSTVIKEAMMAKSLNNFFFALEPLLRRVVKEEVERGVIHSMRSFQRSTPMQIEAAAESSSFKLTFNKQLSLPIFTGSKIDDIENKPLQIVVVDVHTGEVPLSTLSSPLKVEVVVLDGDFPSGDQEDWTGAEFQNNIVKERTGKRPLLTGDVNVTLRDGAASISDLCFTDNSSWIRSRHFRIGARVVPGSHNAPRIREAITEPFMVKDHRGELYKKHYPPALGDEVWRLERIGKDGAFHKKLSAVNINTVQDFLKLLAVDPHLLRSILGVGMSDRMWEGTVAHAKTCEVGDKRYVHRAPQCTLVFNAVCEVVEIISDDMTLTLQSLSKPQRAYVNLLVREAHQNWDNLEEADAFFDQSIVAASVQMQQSEIEPFPWHEVEENAIVYQLEDYEIPDPAQPSF; this is encoded by the exons ATGGCCAccctccccccccaccccccgccATCGACCTCCGAATTCCTCGGTTGCTCCTCACGACCCCCCGCCATCGAGAAAGCACCAGCAATGGCAGCTAAGAGGCTTCGTGATGACCCTGACAAAGAGTCCGAACCATCGGAGGAGAAACAGATGCGACGCCTGCCTTCATTCTCGAC GGTCATCAAAGAGGCGATGATGGCGAAATCCCTGAACAACTTCTTCTTCGCATTGGAGCCGCTGCTTCGCAGAGTG GTGAAAGAGGAGGTGGAGCGAGGAGTAATCCACAGCATGCGCTCGTTTCAGAG GTCCACCCCAATGCAAATCGAAGCAGCAGCAGAATCATCAAGCTTCAAGCTTACCTTCAACAAGCAGCTGTCACTTCCCATATTCACCGGCAGCAAAATAGATGACATCGAGAATAAGCCGCTCCAGATCGTCGTCGTAGATGTGCACACCGGCGAGGTCCCTTTGTCCACTCTGTCATCCCCTCTCAAGGTAGAAGTAGTAGTCTTGGACGGAGATTTCCCTTCGGGGGATCAGGAGGACTGGACTGGCGCCGAGTTCCAGAACAACATCGTGAAGGAAAGGACGGGGAAGAGGCCACTGCTCACAGGAGACGTCAACGTCACATTGAGAGATGGCGCTGCTTCCATCTCCGACCTCTGCTTCACTGACAATTCTAGTTGGATAAGGAGTCGACACTTCAGGATCGGTGCTAGAGTCGTTCCCGGGAGCCACAACGCGCCAAGAATCAGAGAAGCCATCACCGAGCCCTTCATGGTCAAAGATCACAGAGGAGAAC TATACAAGAAGCATTACCCACCAGCTCTCGGCGATGAGGTATGGCGACTGGAGAGGATTGGGAAGGACGGAGCGTTCCACAAAAAGCTGTCGGCTGTTAACATCAACACGGTCCAAGACTTCCTGAAGCTGCTGGCCGTCGACCCTCATCTCCTTCGCAGC ATACTGGGCGTGGGGATGTCGGACCGGATGTGGGAGGGAACGGTCGCTCACGCCAAGACATGCGAGGTGGGCGACAAGCGTTACGTCCACCGAGCCCCGCAGTGTACCCTTGTCTTCAACGCCGTGTGCGAAGTCGTGGAGATCATCTCCGACGACATGACACTAACATTGCAGAGCCTAAGCAAACCTCAGAGA GCCTATGTGAACCTTCTGGTTCGCGAAGCACATCAGAACTGGGATAATTTGGAAGAGGCTGATGCATTCTTCGACCAGAGCATTGTTGCAGCGA GTGTGCAGATGCAGCAAAGTGAGATAGAGCCATTTCCCTGGCATGAAGTTGAAGAGAATGCAATAGTGTATCAGCTGGAAGACTATGAAATCCCTGATCCTGCTCAGCCTTCCTTTTGA
- the LOC135673177 gene encoding nicotinamide adenine dinucleotide transporter 1, chloroplastic-like, whose protein sequence is MPGDLHGPSLRDLLCNACAGASAGIIAATFVCPLDVVKTRLQVHGLPNLPQSSRRGSLIISSLEQIIRKEGFKGMYHGLSPTILALLPNWAVYFTVYDKLKGLLHSHDATKVDNQLSVGANVLAASGAGAATAVVTNPLWVVKTRLQTQRIRPGVVPYKSVMSALRRISHEEGIRGFYSGLLPALAGISHVAIQFPVYENIKLHLANKDNTTVDKLSAGSVAIASSLSKVLASTMTYPHEVVRSKLQEQGHARNSLTQYAGVVDCVKKVFRKDGISGFYRGCGTNLLRTTPAAVITFTSYEMIQRFLHQFVPSEESHPEILPDAGSQKMKRLV, encoded by the exons ATGCCGGGTGATCTCCACGGGCCGTCCCTTCGCGATCTCCTCTGCAATGCATGCGCTGGGGCGTCCGCCG GGATCATTGCAGCGACGTTTGTGTGCCCGCTGGACGTGGTAAAGACGAGGCTTCAAGTGCATGGATTGCCCAATCTTCCACAATCTTCGCGGCGGG gaAGTCTTATCATTTCAAGCTTAGAACAAATAATTAGGAAAGAAGGATTTAAAGGAATGTATCATGGCCTTTCTCCGACAATTTTAGCGCTACTTCCAAATTGGGCA GTGTACTTTACAGTTTATGATAAGCTTAAAGGGCTACTTCATTCACATG ATGCAACTAAGGTAGACAATCAACTTTCGGTTGGAGCAAATGTTCTTGCTGCCTCAGGTGCAGGGGCTGCAACGGCAGTTGTGACCAATCCTCTGTGGGTTGTTAAGACCAGACTTCAA ACTCAGAGGATCAGACCTGGAGTAGTTCCTTACAAAAGTGTAATGTCTGCATTGAGAAGGATTTCACACGAAGAAGGCATCCGAGGGTTTTATAG TGGTCTTCTTCCAGCTCTAGCTGGTATTAGCCATGTTGCAATCCAGTTTCCAGTATATGAAAATATCAAATTGCACTTAGCAAACAAAG ATAACACCACGGTGGATAAGCTCAGTGCTGGTAGTGTGGCTATTGCTTCTTCGCTCTCAAAAGTGCTCGCCTCCACAATGACCTACCCTCATGAG GTTGTGCGGTCCAAACTGCAAGAACAAGGACATGCTCGCAACTCTCTAACTCAATATGCTGGTGTCGTGGACTGTGTTAAGAAGGTCTTCCGGAAGGATGGCATATCTGGATTTTACCGTGGCTGTGGCACAAATTTGTTACGAACCACCCCAGCAGCTGTTATCACATTCACCAGTTATGAGATGATTCAAAGATTTTTGCATCAATTTGTTCCTTCTGAAGAAAGCCATCCAGAAATACTCCCAGATGCTGGAAGTCAGAAAATGAAGAGACTAGTTTGA
- the LOC103991947 gene encoding 16.9 kDa class I heat shock protein 1-like, with translation MSLALLGRHSNIFDALRGFPSDDSGADDISMDWKETPEAHVFKADLPGVRKGDVKVEVEDGWVLSISGERSGDPIDDKEKCEWHCSERSRGRFYRRFRLPEDAKADEMKASIENGVLTLIVPKRLMKKPEARSVEITGGAASKKRSKEKDVVCCSFWPL, from the coding sequence ATGTCTCTCGCCTTGTTGGGTCGTCACAGCAACATCTTCGATGCACTCCGTGGCTTTCCCTCGGATGACTCCGGCGCAGACGACATCAGCATGGACTGGAAGGAGACCCCGGAGGCGCATGTCTTCAAGGCCGACCTCCCGGGGGTCAGAAAGGGGGACGtgaaggtggaggtggaggacGGCTGGGTCCTCTCCATAAGCGGCGAGCGAAGCGGGGATCCGATTGATGACAAGGAGAAGTGCGAGTGGCACTGCTCGGAGAGGAGCCGCGGCAGGTTCTACAGGCGGTTTCGGCTGCCGGAGGATGCGAAGGCCGATGAGATGAAGGCCTCCATCGAGAACGGGGTGCTCACCTTGATAGTGCCCAAGCGGCTGATGAAGAAGCCCGAGGCAAGGTCCGTTGAGATCACAGGCGGAGCAGCGAGCAAGAAGAGGAGCAAAGAGAAGGACGTCGTTTGCTGCAGCTTTTGGCCTCTCTGA
- the LOC135673185 gene encoding 18.1 kDa class I heat shock protein-like — MASTKAASSTVWSLQDPSIRAYKCSSYLLNSPRTRKRNPQLSNASYATTRNPSKAFATMSIVRRSNVFDPFSLDVFDPFQGFPFDAFRSLSETRPGFASETSAFANTRIDWKETPDAHVFKADLPGVNKEEVKVEVEEGRVLQISGERNKEQEEKNDKWHRVERSSGKFLRRFRLPENAKVDQVKASMENGVLTVTVPKEEVKKPDVKSIEICG, encoded by the coding sequence ATGGCGTCGACAAAAGCAGCATCGAGCACGGTCTGGAGCCTTCAGGACCCATCCATCCGAGCCTATAAATGCTCATCGTACTTACTCAACTCACCAAGAACAAGGAAAAGAAATCCACAGCTTAGCAACGCATCCTACGCTACCACCAGAAATCCTTCAAAGGCATTTGCAACCATGTCGATCGTGAGGCGCAGCAACGTCTTTGATCCCTTCTCTCTCGACGTTTTCGACCCCTTCCAGGGCTTCCCCTTCGACGCCTTTCGCTCCCTGAGCGAGACGCGCCCCGGCTTCGCGAGCGAAACCTCCGCCTTCGCCAACACCCGCATCGACTGGAAGGAGACGCCCGATGCCCACGTCTTCAAGGCCGACCTCCCCGGGGTGAACAAGGAAGAGGTGAAAGTGGAGGTGGAGGAAGGCAGGGTCCTTCAGATCAGCGGCGAGCGAAACAAGGAGCAGGAGGAGAAGAACGACAAGTGGCACCGCGTGGAGAGGAGCAGCGGCAAGTTCCTCAGGAGGTTCCGGCTGCCGGAGAACGCCAAGGTTGACCAGGTCAAGGCCTCCATGGAGAACGGCGTCCTCACTGTGACTGTCCCCAAGGAGGAAGTTAAGAAGCCCGACGTGAAGTCCATCGAGATCTGCGGCTGA
- the LOC135673155 gene encoding uncharacterized protein LOC135673155 isoform X2 yields the protein MLPPIIDGWLEGKRWSGSQRNTRFNSFLLILFPFARSFVLPSFSSASLEFLSIKMEKRGWRASDQECRPYFALADLWVSFTEWSAYGAGVPLVLSGAGSVIQYYVPYLSGIQLYGESNRPFSDSRGHGEESDGDCSQDSSSEGCSDYEHEKGLGCSTEWNSNHVAGTLNLRMDKLCLREKHGHQQKGSSSGDGDFGHFRGHLLFEFLEQDPPFIREPLSDKISDLARCFPALKSLRSCDLLPSSWISVAWYPIYRIPNGPTLKDLDACFLTFHSLSTLMKDDGGASGPSISILQGVNGVPMVSLPVFGLASYKCRGSIWTPNGGTEMQLVNSLMQAADDWVRLQNINHPDYRFFTSHGTFRR from the exons ATGCTCCCTCCAATTATAGATGGGTGGCTCGAGGGGAAACGCTGGAGTGGCAGTCAAAGAAATACTCGCTTTAATTCCTTTCTTTTAATTCTCTTTCCCTTCGCCCGTTCTTTCGTTCTTCCTTCGTTCTCCTCTGCGTCACTCGAATTCCTTTCCATCAAG ATGGAGAAGAGGGGATGGAGGGCTTCTGACCAGGAGTGCCGGCCGTACTTTGCCCTGGCGGATCTCTGGGTCTCGTTCACCGAGTGGAGCGCGTATGGTGCTGGCGTTCCGCTGGTTCTGAGCGGTGCGGGCAGCGTGATCCAGTACTACGTGCCTTACTTGTCTGGAATCCAGTTATATGGTGAATCGAACAGGCCCTTTTCTGATTCTAG GGGACACGGTGAGGAAAGTGATGGTGACTGTTCCCAGGATTCTAGTAGTGAAGGATGTAGTGACTATGAACACGAAAAGGGCCTTGGGTGTTCAACAGAATGGAACTCAAATCATGTCGCTGGAACCTTGAATCTGAGGATGGATAAATTATGTTTGAGAGAGAAACATGGGCATCAGCAAAAGGGATCTTCAAGTGGTGATGGAGATTTTGGACATTTTCGAGGTCACTTGCTCTTTGAGTTTCTTGAACAGGATCCACCATTCATTCGTGAACCTTTATCTGATAAG ATTTCAGATCTTGCACGGTGTTTCCCTGCATTAAAGTCCCTTCGAAGTTGTGATCTTTTGCCATCCAGTTGGATATCTGTTGCATG GTATCCTATATATCGAATTCCTAATGGCCCTACATTGAAGGATCTGGACGCTTGCTTTTTGACCTTTCATTCTCTTTCCACACTGATGAAAG ATGATGGTGGTGCCTCTGGCCCTTCCATTTCAATTTTACAAGGGGTTAATGGTGTTCCTATGGTCTCTCTTCCTGTTTTCGGACTTGCATCTTACAAGTGTCGGGGTTCCATATGGACTCCTAATGGTGGCACCGAGATGCAACTTGTGAATTCCCTGATGCAAGCTGCCGACGATTGGGTACGACTCCAAAATATTAATCACCCAGATTACCGGTTCTTCACTTCGCATGGCACATTCAGGAGATAG
- the LOC135673155 gene encoding uncharacterized protein LOC135673155 isoform X1, translating to MLGSSVQLGRGHGEDRVCYADKARWSRRSHQRHYQQSPWRSSSTSAAGTYPAPSFASGSSAEAVVSVSGTREQENRAGTEDDTPKTGIASVSSWDPSVAHSCNLKRFLESITPSVPALYPSKMEKRGWRASDQECRPYFALADLWVSFTEWSAYGAGVPLVLSGAGSVIQYYVPYLSGIQLYGESNRPFSDSRGHGEESDGDCSQDSSSEGCSDYEHEKGLGCSTEWNSNHVAGTLNLRMDKLCLREKHGHQQKGSSSGDGDFGHFRGHLLFEFLEQDPPFIREPLSDKISDLARCFPALKSLRSCDLLPSSWISVAWYPIYRIPNGPTLKDLDACFLTFHSLSTLMKDDGGASGPSISILQGVNGVPMVSLPVFGLASYKCRGSIWTPNGGTEMQLVNSLMQAADDWVRLQNINHPDYRFFTSHGTFRR from the exons ATGTTGGGGAGTAGCGTGCAGTTGGGACGCGGGCATGGGGAGGATCGCGTCTGCTACGCCGATAAGGCCCGGTGGAGCCGCCGCAGCCACCAACGGCACTACCAGCAGAGTCCATGGAGGTCTTCAAGCACCTCCGCCGCCGGAACTTACCCCGCCCCTTCCTTTGCTTCTGGGAGCTCCGCAGAGGCTGTTGTGTCGGTCTCCGGCACCCGTGAGCAGGAGAACCGAGCAGGAACAGAGGATGATACTCCGAAGACTGGGATCGCGTCCGTTTCATCTTGGGATCCGTCTGTTGCTCATTCTTGTAACTTGAAACGATTTTTGGAGTCCATAACCCCGTCCGTCCCGGCGTTGTACCCTTCCAAG ATGGAGAAGAGGGGATGGAGGGCTTCTGACCAGGAGTGCCGGCCGTACTTTGCCCTGGCGGATCTCTGGGTCTCGTTCACCGAGTGGAGCGCGTATGGTGCTGGCGTTCCGCTGGTTCTGAGCGGTGCGGGCAGCGTGATCCAGTACTACGTGCCTTACTTGTCTGGAATCCAGTTATATGGTGAATCGAACAGGCCCTTTTCTGATTCTAG GGGACACGGTGAGGAAAGTGATGGTGACTGTTCCCAGGATTCTAGTAGTGAAGGATGTAGTGACTATGAACACGAAAAGGGCCTTGGGTGTTCAACAGAATGGAACTCAAATCATGTCGCTGGAACCTTGAATCTGAGGATGGATAAATTATGTTTGAGAGAGAAACATGGGCATCAGCAAAAGGGATCTTCAAGTGGTGATGGAGATTTTGGACATTTTCGAGGTCACTTGCTCTTTGAGTTTCTTGAACAGGATCCACCATTCATTCGTGAACCTTTATCTGATAAG ATTTCAGATCTTGCACGGTGTTTCCCTGCATTAAAGTCCCTTCGAAGTTGTGATCTTTTGCCATCCAGTTGGATATCTGTTGCATG GTATCCTATATATCGAATTCCTAATGGCCCTACATTGAAGGATCTGGACGCTTGCTTTTTGACCTTTCATTCTCTTTCCACACTGATGAAAG ATGATGGTGGTGCCTCTGGCCCTTCCATTTCAATTTTACAAGGGGTTAATGGTGTTCCTATGGTCTCTCTTCCTGTTTTCGGACTTGCATCTTACAAGTGTCGGGGTTCCATATGGACTCCTAATGGTGGCACCGAGATGCAACTTGTGAATTCCCTGATGCAAGCTGCCGACGATTGGGTACGACTCCAAAATATTAATCACCCAGATTACCGGTTCTTCACTTCGCATGGCACATTCAGGAGATAG
- the LOC135673167 gene encoding putative glutamine amidotransferase GAT1_2.1 yields MGSPDLSTVLPRVLIVSRRCVRKNKFVDFVGEYHLDLIVGYGAVPVIVPRVAGVHMLLDSFEPIHGVLLCEGEDIDPSHYETDISGLSPEELDEIRNLHTSDTAIDREKDSIELRLAKLCLERNIPYLGICRGSQILNVACGGTLYQDVERELSKKDDGGGSTATVHMNYADYDGHRHAARVVENTPLHSWFRESLDEDKMELEVNSYHHQGVKRLAERFVPMAFAGDGLVEGFYDPDAYNPEEGKFIMGLQFHPERMRRSESDEFDYPGCPRAYQEFVKAVIAYRRKVNLNRAPKMDQELEKKRKTIVRSFSIAKNLYDARLDMPPSEEQDLEAGAEFLESNTALSIQQEQRLKQMGATVRNASSYLQKLKMNEGREMVARNVMRKMSVEQLSELLSFYHMMGQICSDVLERKIKAA; encoded by the exons ATGGGCTCCCCTGACCTCTCCACCGTCCTTCCCCGCGTCCTCATCGTCTCCCGCCGCTGCGTCCGCAAGAACAAGTTCGTCGACTTCGTCG GGGAATACCACCTCGATCTCATAGTCGGGTACGGGGCGGTGCCGGTGATCGTCCCCCGCGTGGCCGGCGTCCATATGTTGCTCGATAGCTTCGAGCCGATCCACGGCGTGCTGCTGTGCGAAGGGGAGGACATCGACCCTTCCCACTACGAGACCGACATCTCGGGGCTGTCGCCCGAGGAGCTGGACGAGATCCGCAACCTCCACACCAGCGACACCGCCATCGACCGCGAGAAGGACTCCATCGAGCTCCGCCTCGCCAAGCTCTGCCTCGAGCGCAACATCCCCTACCTCGGCATCTGCCGCGGCTCCCAGATCCTCAACGTCGCCTGCGGCGGCACCCTGTACCAGGACGTCGAGAGGGAGCTCTCCAAGAAGGACGACGGCGGGGGCAGCACCGCCACCGTCCACATGAACTACGCCGACTACGACGGACACCGGCACGCGGCGCGGGTGGTGGAGAACACGCCGCTGCACTCCTGGTTCCGGGAGTCGCtggacgaggacaagatggagcTGGAGGTCAACAGCTATCACCATCAGGGGGTGAAGAGATTGGCGGAGCGGTTCGTCCCCATGGCCTTCGCCGGGGACGGCTTGGTGGAAGGGTTCTACGACCCCGACGCGTACAACCCGGAAGAGGGCAAGTTCATCATGGGTTTGCAGTTCCACCCCGAACGAATGAGGCGCTCTGAATCCGACGAATTCGATTACCCAGGATGTCCCAGGGCTTACCAG GAATTTGTGAAGGCGGTGATCGCGTACCGGAGGAAGGTGAATCTGAATCGCGCACCCAAGATGGATCAGGAActggagaagaaaaggaagaccaTCGTGAGAAGCTTCTCGATTGCCAAGAACTTGTACGACGCGAGGCTCGACATGCCACCCTCGGAGGAGCAGGATCTCGAAGCCGGAGCCGAGTTCCTTGAG TCGAACACGGCGTTGAGCATTCAGCAGGAGCAGAGGCTGAAGCAGATGGGCGCGACGGTGAGGAACGCCTCGTCCTACTTGCAGAAGCTCAAGATGAACGAGGGGAGGGAGATGGTGGCGAGGAACGTGATGCGGAAGATGTCGGTGGAGCAGCTGTCGGAATTGCTCTCCTTCTACCACATGATGGGGCAGATCTGCTCCGATGTGTTGGAGAGGAAGATCAAGGCCGCTTGA
- the LOC103991878 gene encoding uncharacterized protein LOC103991878 isoform X1 translates to MAGISVIVVVVVAFLHILAFVLAIGAEMRRSTGKVVPDEYDERTFCAYDSDASTAYGLSAFGLLLLSQAVVSAATRCLCFGRGLSAGGPRTCAIASFVVSWISFLVAEVCLLAGSARNAYHTKYVGYYAKKDLSSCTALRKGVFAAGATFVLLSMISSLLYYWSYSKADMGGWVKHQNEGGVGMAEFGPEKRGLGNTNG, encoded by the exons ATGGCGGGGATATCGGTCATAGTGGTTGTCGTCGTCGCTTTCCTCCACATCCTCGCCTTTGTCCTCGCCATCGGCGCCGAGATGCGCCGGAGTACC GGCAAGGTGGTGCCGGACGAGTACGACGAGCGGACGTTCTGCGCGTACGACTCGGACGCGTCCACGGCTTACGGCCTGTCCGCGTTCGGCCTCCTGTTGCTGAGCCAGGCGGTGGTGAGCGCCGCTACCCGATGCCTCTGCTTCGGTCGGGGCCTCTCCGCCGGTGGCCCAAGGACCTGTGCCATCGCTTCGTTCGTGGTCTCCTG GATAAGTTTTCTGGTGGCGGAAGTTTGCCTGTTGGCAGGATCTGCAAGGAATGCATACCATACTAAGTATGTGGGTTACTATGCCAAGAAGGACTTGTCGTCCTGCACAGCGCTCCGTAAGGGGGTTTTCGCAGCAGGAGCTACCTTCGTGCTGCTTTCGATGATATCCTCACTTCTTTACTATTGGAGCTACTCCAAGGCTGACATGGGCGGATGGGTGAAGCACCAAAACGAAGGTGGTGTGGGGATGGCAGAATTTGGTCCTGAGAAGAGAGGGCTTGGAAACACAAATGGTTGA
- the LOC103991878 gene encoding uncharacterized protein LOC103991878 isoform X2 produces the protein MAGISVIVVVVVAFLHILAFVLAIGAEMRRSTGKVVPDEYDERTFCAYDSDASTAYGLSAFGLLLLSQAVVSAATRCLCFGRGLSAGGPRTCAIASFVVSWMVTDDGVAGVGGGGPLPLHPPLVPDVEQSSNRHPLPPRPLPRCYPSASPLVLPFFSTLALGVVHVRHLSCYHPVHSFGLRR, from the exons ATGGCGGGGATATCGGTCATAGTGGTTGTCGTCGTCGCTTTCCTCCACATCCTCGCCTTTGTCCTCGCCATCGGCGCCGAGATGCGCCGGAGTACC GGCAAGGTGGTGCCGGACGAGTACGACGAGCGGACGTTCTGCGCGTACGACTCGGACGCGTCCACGGCTTACGGCCTGTCCGCGTTCGGCCTCCTGTTGCTGAGCCAGGCGGTGGTGAGCGCCGCTACCCGATGCCTCTGCTTCGGTCGGGGCCTCTCCGCCGGTGGCCCAAGGACCTGTGCCATCGCTTCGTTCGTGGTCTCCTG GATGGTGACGGACGATGGCGTTGCTGGCGTCGGTGGTGGCGGTCCCCTCCCCCTCCACCCCCCTCTCGTCCCCGACGTCGAGCAGTCGAGCAATCGCCACCCTCTGCCTCCTCGACCACTTCCTCGTTGCTACCCCTCTGCCTCCCCCCtcgtcctccccttcttctccaccCTTGCCCTTGGCGTCGTGCACGTTCGCCACCTTTCCTGCTACCATCCTGTTCATAGCTTCGGCCTGAGAAGATGA
- the LOC135673218 gene encoding uncharacterized protein LOC135673218 translates to MAETEASAGEGGGLGYADSLDSCDEPPFSSAGRLRLMCSYGGRIVPRPTEKSLCYLGGETRIVVVDRHSALADICAKLSRTLLGGRTFSLKYQLPSEDLDSLISVATDEDLDNMIDEYDRVLVTASAGAGGGGSSRLRLFLFPSKPEMSPASSIGTLLDDSKSETWFVDALNSVMGGMEVDGLPRGLSSDSASVNCLLGLEEGSSVHSRSGAAIAAYGAHSDPPDQLALPSPDSSGKLARHGHDLYSVPDSPMLDSTSSFGSASSAPSLSNLPPIRVRPDDRLCDPGIAGLDDHFAHINLSASVATGGQRLQDDFKEPSYAPQLQLHPLIPFSASSASTSPTEYRRIGSASDDEKSDRGAIWKPQRQPPKPTEIDVSISDPVSRAMYLNATSDQKRELSVFSDPSYGVPIPATNAASYRLPSMQPERFQQQQLYPQLQLQQQYIPGNPHYIHHPSAGGVIPVPSYFPIAAHTIQQSPQAHPHDPQIPLYYYPVQPTPSYNLAAVQPGMVDPNSLTSAAKPPMAVPQVPAKPELPASLYRTAALQPQLIHMAADQPHSYAGMGYRVVQHHHVSQSPATVANHGYEFAADQSRPQMYHSQATPSLASTPQCQPPTSGIVIIDAMAQADTKATRAS, encoded by the exons ATGGCGGAAACCGAGGCTTCCGCTGGTGAAGGAGGCGGCCTCGGATACGCGGACTCGCTCGACTCTTGCGACGAACCCCCCTTCTCCTCCGCAGGCCGCCTCCGCTTGATGTGCAGCTATGGCGGACGCATCGTCCCCCGGCCCACCGAGAAGTCCCTCTGCTACCTCGGCGGCGAGACCCGCATCGTCGTCGTCGACCGTCACTCCGCCCTCGCTGACATCTGCGCCAAGCTCTCACGGACCCTCCTCGGCGGTCGAACCTTTTCCCTCAAGTACCAGCTTCCCAGCGAGGACCTCGACTCCCTCATCTCCGTCGCCACTGACGAGGACCTCGACAATATGATCGACGAGTACGACCGCGTCCTGGTCACCGCCTCAGCCGGCGCTGGCGGCGGCGGCTCCTCCCGCCTCCGGCTGTTCCTGTTCCCTTCCAAGCCTGAGATGTCGCCTGCGTCCTCGATCGGGACGCTGCTGGATGACTCCAAGTCGGAGACTTGGTTCGTGGACGCGCTCAATAGCGTCATGGGAGGGATGGAGGTTGACGGCCTACCCCGCGGCCTCTCCTCCGACTCCGCCTCCGTTAACTGCCTCCTCGGTCTGGAGGAAGGCTCCTCTGTGCATTCCCGTAGCGGCGCAGCAATCGCCGCCTACGGCGCCCACTCGGATCCACCGGATCAGCTTGCACTCCCGAGCCCGGACTCGTCCGGCAAGCTCGCCCGCCACGGCCACGATCTATACTCGGTCCCAGACTCGCCGATGCTCGACTCGACTTCCTCCTTTGGATCGGCCTCCTCCGCTCCTTCTCTGTCCAATCTCCCGCCCATCCGCGTCCGTCCCGATGACCGCCTATGCGATCCCGGGATCGCGGGCCTCGATGACCACTTCGCCCACATTAACCTCTCCGCTTCCGTAGCTACCGGCGGACAGAGGCTGCAAGACGACTTCAAGGAGCCATCTTACGCACCCCAACTGCAACTCCATCCATTGATCCCCTTCTCTGCTTCCTCCGCCTCCACCTCCCCCACCGAATACCGTAGGATAGGTTCCGCCTCTGACGACGAGAAGTCTGACCGTGGCGCCATCTGGAAACCGCAACGGCAGcctccgaaaccaaccgagatcgACGTTTCCATCTCCGATCCTGTTTCGAG AGCGATGTACTTGAATGCGACGTCTGATCAAAAAAGAGAACTCTCGGTCTTCTCGGATCCAAGCTATGGCGTTCCAATTCCGGCCACCAATGCTGCCAGCTACCGATTGCCCTCGATGCAGCCGGAGCGGTTTCAGCAGCAACAACTCTACCCccagctgcagctgcagcagcagtATATTCCGGGGAATCCCCATTACATCCACCACCCTTCCGCCGGCGGTGTCATCCCCGTTCCGTCGTACTTTCCAATAGCCGCCCACACGATCCAGCAATCGCCTCAAGCTCACCCGCACGATCCCCAGATTCCCCTGTACTACTACCCCGTTCAGCCGACTCCATCATACAATTTGGCAGCTGTGCAGCCCGGTATGGTTGATCCCAATTCCCTAACATCAGCAGCAAAACCTCCCATGGCGGTCCCTCAAGTCCCCGCAAAGCCCGAACTGCCGGCGAGTCTGTATCGCACCGCTGCACTGCAACCACAGCTGATTCACATGGCGGCCGACCAACCCCACTCGTACGCCGGAATGGGGTATCGTGTGGTGCAGCACCACCATGTCTCTCAGTCCCCTGCGACGGTGGCCAACCACGGCTATGAATTTGCTGCCGATCAAAGCCGCCCTCAGATGTACCACTCTCAGGCCACTCCCTCCCTCGCATCGACTCCTCAGTGTCAGCCACCGACCTCTGGTATCGTGATCATCGATGCGATGGCACAAGCTGACACCAAGGCGACCAGGGCATCATGA